One genomic window of Paenisporosarcina antarctica includes the following:
- a CDS encoding TIGR01457 family HAD-type hydrolase, translating into MKAYKGYCIDLDGTVYRGKEPIMETVQFIQLLQEQGIEPFFVTNNASQTPDQVLKKLKGFGVDAKRSHIMTSAMAAAKYIALHYYGKDVSMIGDSGLREALNENGVNIVLTSQDVFVIGMDRGITYEKLAQACLDVRNGAVFISTNSDRAYPSERGFLPGNGAFTTLIQTSTGVDPIFIGKPQGHMLEIIQHEHQFAKEDMVMIGDNYDTDILAGIEFGIDTIHVNTGITSTEKVLLKSLRPTMTIQNLLDLV; encoded by the coding sequence GTGAAAGCTTACAAAGGATATTGTATTGATTTAGATGGCACTGTGTATCGAGGGAAAGAACCTATAATGGAAACTGTCCAATTTATTCAACTTTTGCAGGAACAAGGTATAGAACCGTTCTTTGTGACGAATAATGCCTCTCAAACACCTGATCAAGTGTTGAAGAAACTCAAAGGGTTTGGAGTGGATGCAAAGCGAAGTCATATCATGACATCTGCTATGGCAGCGGCTAAATATATTGCGTTACATTACTATGGAAAAGACGTTTCGATGATAGGGGATAGTGGGTTGCGAGAAGCGCTTAATGAAAATGGCGTAAATATTGTCCTAACTTCACAAGATGTATTTGTAATCGGAATGGATCGTGGTATTACATACGAAAAACTTGCCCAAGCTTGTTTAGATGTTAGAAATGGTGCAGTTTTTATTTCAACCAATAGTGATCGGGCATACCCTAGTGAAAGAGGGTTTTTACCTGGGAACGGTGCATTTACAACTCTAATTCAAACCTCAACAGGTGTTGACCCAATATTTATTGGAAAACCACAAGGTCATATGCTTGAAATCATTCAACATGAACACCAATTTGCAAAAGAAGATATGGTGATGATTGGGGATAATTATGATACAGATATTTTGGCAGGAATTGAATTTGGAATAGATACTATTCATGTAAATACGGGCATTACATCTACAGAAAAAGTGCTATTAAAATCATTACGGCCTACTATGACGATACAAAATTTACTAGATTTAGTATAG
- a CDS encoding YuzB family protein translates to MNPMVEFCVSNLANGSQKTFEELERDPNLDVLEYGCLSYCTKCAESFFAVVNGDVVQADSPDELTKKIYAYIDENPLF, encoded by the coding sequence GTGAATCCAATGGTTGAATTTTGTGTCAGTAACTTGGCAAATGGATCACAAAAAACATTTGAAGAATTAGAACGGGATCCCAATTTAGACGTTCTAGAGTATGGTTGTTTAAGTTATTGCACAAAATGTGCAGAGTCTTTTTTTGCGGTTGTAAATGGCGACGTTGTGCAAGCAGATTCTCCAGATGAACTTACGAAGAAGATATATGCATATATAGATGAAAATCCACTTTTTTGA
- a CDS encoding NAD(P)/FAD-dependent oxidoreductase, which produces MKNLVLLGGGYGNMRVLLRLLPNNFPEDVQITLIDRTPFHSLKTEFYAFAAGTVPDQEVRVPYPEHERLKMVYGEIVEINREEKMIVLSNDTRVPYDDVVIGLGCEDKYHDVPGADEFTYSIQTIGRARETFNKLCGLPSGSVVGIVGAGLSGIELASELRESRPDLGIKLFDRSPRILRDFPERLSNFVKKWFDKHNVDVVSNSNITKVEPNTLHNHEETIEVDAVVWTAGIRPVEPVRNLATETDSIGRVILSQYHHLPEDENVYVVGDCAALPYAPSAQVAEEQAEQIVQVLQARWKGKELPEKMPEIKLKGFLGSLGKKQGFAYLADRTVTGRIARMMKSGVLWMYKWHNG; this is translated from the coding sequence ATGAAAAATTTAGTATTGCTAGGTGGCGGTTACGGTAACATGCGTGTGTTGCTTCGTTTATTGCCAAATAATTTTCCCGAAGACGTGCAAATTACGTTAATAGATCGCACACCATTCCATAGTTTGAAAACAGAATTTTATGCATTTGCTGCAGGAACTGTACCTGACCAAGAGGTTCGTGTTCCATATCCTGAACATGAACGCTTAAAAATGGTTTACGGAGAAATAGTGGAAATAAATCGTGAAGAAAAAATGATTGTATTATCAAATGATACGCGTGTTCCTTATGATGATGTCGTTATTGGTTTAGGTTGCGAAGATAAATATCATGATGTACCAGGTGCAGATGAATTTACCTATAGCATTCAAACAATAGGGCGTGCCCGGGAGACATTTAATAAATTGTGTGGGTTACCATCAGGTTCTGTTGTTGGGATTGTTGGAGCAGGTTTAAGCGGAATTGAACTTGCAAGTGAACTTCGCGAGTCACGCCCTGATTTAGGAATTAAATTATTTGACCGTAGTCCTCGTATTTTACGAGACTTTCCTGAACGTCTAAGTAATTTTGTGAAAAAATGGTTTGATAAACACAATGTAGATGTTGTAAGCAATTCTAACATTACAAAAGTAGAACCCAATACTTTGCATAATCATGAAGAGACGATTGAAGTGGATGCTGTTGTATGGACAGCAGGTATTCGACCTGTTGAGCCAGTGCGAAACTTAGCTACAGAGACAGATTCAATTGGTCGAGTGATACTGTCCCAATACCATCACTTACCTGAGGATGAAAATGTCTATGTTGTTGGTGATTGTGCAGCATTGCCTTATGCACCAAGTGCGCAAGTAGCAGAAGAGCAAGCAGAACAGATCGTTCAAGTCCTTCAAGCACGCTGGAAAGGCAAAGAGTTACCTGAAAAAATGCCTGAAATTAAACTTAAAGGATTCCTAGGTTCTTTAGGAAAGAAACAAGGCTTTGCTTACTTAGCCGACCGCACTGTTACTGGACGTATCGCACGAATGATGAAGTCTGGTGTCTTGTGGATGTATAAGTGGCACAACGGGTAA
- a CDS encoding YuzD family protein, producing the protein MDQKTLLIEIFGADIICASCANAPTSRDTYEWLQAAINRKYPNQLYKIMYIDIQKPIENERQQNIANRVLEDEFFYPLVLIEGEVIGEGNIQLNPVFAELEKYGFVGVDSYK; encoded by the coding sequence ATGGACCAAAAAACACTCTTAATTGAAATCTTCGGTGCTGATATTATATGCGCTAGTTGTGCAAATGCACCAACCTCTAGGGATACATACGAATGGTTGCAAGCAGCTATCAATCGAAAGTACCCGAATCAACTTTATAAAATAATGTATATTGATATTCAAAAGCCAATTGAAAACGAACGGCAACAAAATATAGCAAATCGTGTTTTAGAGGATGAATTCTTCTATCCACTCGTTTTAATTGAAGGAGAAGTGATTGGTGAAGGAAATATTCAATTAAATCCTGTATTTGCAGAACTTGAGAAGTATGGTTTTGTAGGTGTAGATTCATACAAATAA
- a CDS encoding NifU family protein, whose amino-acid sequence MTDTMMTDQVQEVLDKLRPFLLRDGGDCELVDIEDGIVKLRLLGACGSCPSSTITLKSGIERALLEEVPGVIEVEQVF is encoded by the coding sequence ATGACTGATACAATGATGACAGATCAAGTTCAAGAAGTACTAGATAAATTACGTCCATTCTTACTACGTGATGGCGGAGATTGTGAACTTGTTGATATCGAAGATGGCATTGTCAAACTTCGTCTTCTTGGCGCATGCGGAAGCTGCCCAAGTTCTACAATTACGCTAAAATCAGGAATAGAACGTGCACTTTTGGAAGAAGTTCCAGGAGTCATTGAAGTAGAACAAGTTTTTTAA
- a CDS encoding HesB/IscA family protein, producing MTQIVELSEAAAYQVKEMMTHNEEQGSFLRVAVHGGGCSGLSYGMGFEREKSDSDTVLEQHGLTILVSNEDKAIINGTVIDYKQSLMGGGFTIENPNAIASCGCGSSFTTATKKGTPENC from the coding sequence ATGACACAGATTGTCGAATTATCAGAAGCTGCAGCTTACCAAGTGAAAGAAATGATGACCCATAATGAAGAACAGGGCTCATTTTTACGTGTAGCTGTTCATGGTGGCGGATGTAGTGGTTTATCATACGGAATGGGTTTTGAACGAGAGAAATCAGATTCCGATACAGTTTTAGAACAACACGGATTAACTATTTTAGTATCAAATGAAGATAAAGCAATTATTAATGGAACAGTTATTGATTATAAACAATCTCTAATGGGTGGCGGATTCACGATTGAAAATCCGAACGCTATCGCATCTTGTGGTTGTGGCTCATCATTTACTACAGCTACAAAAAAAGGAACTCCAGAGAATTGCTAA
- a CDS encoding NAD(P)/FAD-dependent oxidoreductase, with protein sequence MKRPKILVLGAGYGGLSTVVNLQKNIGSDVADITLINQNDYHYESTWLHEASAGTLRPDQVRFDIADVIKADKVKFVKASVEGIDISGKQVTTDTGVFSYDYLVIGLGFEGETFGIPGLDKYALSIANVKAARQIREHIEYQFATWSLEEVKDDSRLTIVVGGAGFTGIEFLGELGNRVPELCKEFDVPQEKVRVLCVEAAPMVLPGFDPELVEYAVGHLQAKGIEFSIGTPVVEATPEGVKIKKGEDEFEFVKAGSVVWAAGIRGNRLIEQTGIENMRARVKVEKDMRAPGHNDVFIVGDCALLINEEINRPYPPTAQIAMQQGVTVAKNLLSLIKGEETETFIPDLKGSLCSLGEDDAIGVVFGKKVTGSRASFMKKMVDNRALYMLGGASLVVKKGKFNVL encoded by the coding sequence GTGAAAAGACCGAAAATTTTAGTATTAGGCGCCGGGTATGGCGGATTATCAACAGTAGTTAACTTGCAAAAAAATATTGGGTCAGATGTTGCAGATATCACATTGATCAATCAAAATGATTACCACTATGAATCAACTTGGTTACATGAGGCTTCAGCTGGGACATTACGTCCAGACCAAGTACGTTTTGACATTGCAGATGTAATTAAAGCTGATAAAGTGAAATTTGTTAAAGCATCAGTTGAAGGAATAGACATTTCTGGTAAACAAGTGACAACTGATACTGGCGTATTTTCTTATGATTACTTAGTAATTGGTCTTGGATTCGAAGGCGAAACTTTTGGTATTCCAGGTCTAGATAAATATGCTCTATCTATTGCTAATGTAAAAGCAGCTCGACAAATACGTGAACATATTGAATATCAATTCGCTACATGGTCACTAGAAGAAGTAAAAGACGACAGCCGCTTAACAATAGTTGTTGGGGGTGCAGGATTTACTGGGATCGAGTTCTTAGGTGAACTAGGTAATCGTGTTCCTGAACTTTGTAAAGAGTTTGATGTACCACAAGAAAAAGTTCGTGTTCTTTGTGTAGAAGCAGCTCCAATGGTATTACCAGGATTTGATCCGGAATTGGTAGAATACGCAGTTGGACATCTTCAAGCAAAAGGAATTGAATTCTCAATTGGAACGCCAGTTGTTGAAGCAACTCCAGAAGGCGTTAAAATTAAAAAAGGTGAAGACGAGTTTGAATTTGTGAAAGCTGGTTCAGTTGTTTGGGCTGCAGGTATTCGCGGAAACCGTTTAATCGAACAAACAGGCATTGAAAATATGCGTGCTCGCGTTAAAGTTGAAAAAGATATGCGTGCTCCAGGTCACAATGATGTATTTATCGTTGGTGATTGTGCACTATTGATAAATGAAGAAATTAATCGCCCTTATCCACCTACTGCGCAAATTGCTATGCAACAAGGTGTAACAGTGGCTAAAAACTTACTTTCTTTAATCAAGGGAGAAGAAACTGAAACATTTATACCTGACTTAAAAGGTAGTTTATGTTCACTAGGTGAAGACGATGCTATTGGCGTTGTTTTCGGTAAAAAAGTGACTGGTTCTAGAGCTTCATTTATGAAGAAAATGGTAGATAACCGTGCTCTTTATATGTTAGGTGGCGCTTCACTAGTTGTGAAAAAAGGTAAATTTAACGTTCTATAA
- a CDS encoding NUDIX domain-containing protein yields the protein MAKKDRGKVWLGVSGLVINHLNEWLVVKKRYGGLDGKWSFPAGFVEPGETIDQAVCREVQEETGIETMVQGLVGFRTGVIRGEISDNMAIFICEETSREQLIIPQLKEVYEAKWMSPVELSQDPHTSVMIHELATKTLGQGLQVIEGINPGDVFGYTSYKMYF from the coding sequence ATGGCTAAAAAAGATAGAGGCAAAGTATGGTTAGGCGTATCTGGATTAGTTATTAATCATTTAAATGAATGGCTCGTAGTAAAGAAAAGATATGGGGGACTTGACGGCAAATGGTCATTTCCAGCTGGGTTTGTAGAGCCAGGGGAAACTATTGATCAGGCAGTTTGTCGAGAAGTACAAGAAGAAACTGGAATTGAAACAATGGTTCAGGGTTTAGTTGGATTTAGAACCGGGGTAATTAGAGGTGAAATAAGTGATAACATGGCAATTTTTATTTGTGAAGAAACTAGTCGTGAACAATTGATTATCCCACAATTAAAAGAAGTATATGAAGCAAAGTGGATGAGTCCAGTTGAATTGAGCCAGGATCCACATACGTCTGTCATGATACATGAATTGGCAACAAAGACTTTAGGACAGGGTCTACAAGTAATTGAAGGCATTAACCCTGGTGATGTATTTGGCTATACAAGCTATAAAATGTATTTTTAA
- a CDS encoding YuiA family protein: MTTYKKDVQNNECPYCKGDGYFQLRLGGSETCACCSGSGRK, from the coding sequence ATGACTACTTATAAAAAAGATGTTCAAAACAATGAGTGCCCATACTGTAAAGGGGATGGATATTTTCAATTACGTCTTGGTGGATCAGAAACATGTGCTTGTTGTTCTGGGTCAGGAAGAAAGTAA
- a CDS encoding S8 family peptidase yields MDKYMYLIPYELVEQLETVNEIPKGIEIIHAPEIWNETKGKGITIAVLDTGCDTDHPDLKNRIIGGYNFTSDDEEDPLKFEDYNGHGTHVAGTIAASRNNSGVVGVAPEANLLILKVLGKSGSGKYDWIIKAIRYAIDHKADIISMSLGGSSDVKELHDVIIEAVNQNILVVCAAGNDGDGQDSTDELGYPGCYNEVISVGSVNLERQSSEFTNSNNQIDLVAPGEKVTSTYLNGTYATLSGTSMATPHISGALALLKVISNSSFERDLTEPELYAQLIKRTVPLGNSPKIEGNGLIYLTLLDYVENVFNQQTVKAFINI; encoded by the coding sequence ATGGACAAATACATGTATTTGATCCCGTACGAATTAGTGGAGCAGTTAGAAACGGTGAATGAAATACCAAAAGGAATAGAAATTATTCATGCCCCTGAGATTTGGAATGAAACAAAAGGAAAAGGAATTACAATAGCTGTCTTAGATACAGGCTGTGATACAGATCATCCAGATTTGAAAAATCGAATTATTGGTGGCTATAATTTCACAAGTGATGATGAAGAAGATCCTTTGAAATTTGAAGATTACAATGGGCATGGAACGCATGTTGCGGGAACAATTGCTGCTAGTAGAAATAACAGTGGAGTTGTTGGAGTCGCACCAGAGGCAAACCTATTAATTTTAAAGGTACTTGGAAAAAGTGGTTCAGGAAAATATGATTGGATTATCAAAGCAATCCGCTATGCAATTGACCATAAAGCAGATATTATTTCGATGTCTTTAGGTGGATCATCTGATGTAAAAGAACTTCATGATGTAATAATTGAAGCAGTAAACCAAAATATACTAGTTGTATGTGCTGCAGGCAATGATGGTGACGGTCAAGATTCAACTGATGAACTCGGTTACCCTGGATGCTACAATGAAGTGATTAGCGTAGGTTCAGTTAATTTAGAAAGACAGTCCTCTGAATTTACTAATTCGAATAATCAAATTGATTTAGTAGCCCCTGGAGAGAAAGTGACATCAACTTATCTTAATGGGACTTATGCTACACTAAGCGGCACCTCTATGGCAACTCCCCATATATCAGGTGCATTGGCTTTATTAAAAGTAATATCCAATTCTTCATTTGAAAGAGATTTAACCGAACCTGAGTTGTATGCTCAATTGATAAAGAGAACAGTTCCACTTGGTAACTCGCCAAAAATTGAAGGGAACGGACTGATTTACTTAACCCTTTTAGATTATGTGGAAAATGTGTTTAATCAACAAACTGTGAAAGCGTTTATTAATATATAA
- a CDS encoding YvrJ family protein: MYNFDVPLWTMILGNFGFPIAITIYLFWRFERRIEKLEDAVSQLSDVIKHYYY; the protein is encoded by the coding sequence ATGTACAATTTCGATGTACCCTTATGGACAATGATCTTAGGGAATTTTGGATTTCCAATTGCTATTACTATCTATTTGTTCTGGCGGTTTGAAAGAAGAATTGAAAAGTTAGAAGACGCAGTTTCACAGCTTTCTGATGTAATAAAACATTATTACTATTGA
- a CDS encoding sigma-70 family RNA polymerase sigma factor → MKDSYNQSIETYLSKIEKHMKNPIIKSFLNIAENMDLLKEVINNPTSILTKKLDDTFREFYFRIRFTSYLSQAIYFNAINYDKKVKLFSDRNKSILDIPIKDKKGRTVIEFFCSMEWKDYQEDCIYSSNIKDHLTNDSLYKGIEQLTENQRQLLSLAYIFDLTDSEIATYFNVSQQAVSKSHKKILKKLREIIKNG, encoded by the coding sequence TTGAAAGATTCTTATAATCAAAGTATTGAAACGTATCTTAGTAAAATTGAAAAGCATATGAAAAATCCTATTATAAAATCGTTCTTAAATATAGCGGAAAATATGGATCTCTTAAAAGAAGTGATTAACAATCCAACAAGCATATTAACGAAAAAGCTAGATGATACGTTCAGGGAATTTTATTTTAGAATCAGATTTACCAGTTATTTGTCTCAAGCCATCTATTTTAATGCCATAAATTATGATAAGAAAGTAAAATTGTTTTCAGATAGAAATAAATCAATTTTGGATATACCCATAAAAGATAAGAAAGGTAGAACGGTAATTGAGTTTTTTTGTTCAATGGAATGGAAGGATTACCAAGAAGATTGTATTTATTCTTCAAATATTAAAGACCATTTAACAAATGACTCATTATATAAAGGGATTGAACAGTTAACAGAAAATCAGCGACAACTATTAAGTTTGGCATATATATTTGATTTAACTGACTCTGAAATAGCAACATATTTTAATGTATCCCAACAAGCAGTTTCCAAAAGTCATAAAAAAATATTGAAAAAGTTAAGAGAAATTATTAAAAATGGATAG
- a CDS encoding helix-turn-helix domain-containing protein, with translation MNRSLFTLVKQSRTDNNSLKIVIDLFSPKIHRSLQQTKKQFREDLSQELKIKIVDCTRNYDVDKIPGYFQMLDLLERKGMQNYDEGDKEL, from the coding sequence ATGAATAGGAGTCTATTTACACTAGTTAAACAATCAAGAACGGATAACAACTCACTAAAAATCGTGATTGATTTATTTTCTCCTAAAATTCACAGGTCATTACAACAAACAAAAAAGCAATTTAGGGAAGATTTATCCCAAGAATTAAAAATTAAAATAGTAGATTGCACTAGAAATTATGATGTTGATAAGATACCCGGATATTTTCAAATGTTAGATCTTCTTGAAAGGAAAGGAATGCAAAATTACGACGAAGGGGATAAAGAATTATAG
- a CDS encoding YuiB family protein yields the protein MDGNFTLVTAMLSVLLFLVMFFGIAFLINMLLRATWLMAIVYPIVVILIIDEVDFFDYFTAPTKAFLALGDKLMSLHFADILVLSSGLLGAIIAGIVIKMLRKNGYQMF from the coding sequence ATGGATGGTAATTTTACACTTGTAACAGCTATGTTATCAGTATTATTATTTTTAGTAATGTTTTTCGGTATCGCCTTTTTAATCAATATGTTACTTCGCGCGACCTGGTTAATGGCTATTGTCTATCCTATCGTGGTCATATTAATTATTGATGAAGTTGATTTCTTTGATTATTTCACAGCACCGACAAAGGCATTTCTAGCGCTTGGAGACAAACTAATGTCACTCCATTTCGCAGATATTTTAGTTTTATCAAGTGGTTTACTTGGTGCAATTATTGCTGGAATTGTGATTAAAATGTTACGTAAAAATGGATATCAAATGTTTTAA
- a CDS encoding divergent PAP2 family protein, whose translation MDILTNIPLIAALFGIIFAQFIKIPITYIVTGVLDWKLFTSTGGMPSSHSAAVTALTTAVAFETGLGSPLFAVSAIFAIIVMFDASGVRFQAGQQAIIINQMRIDFQIFVNQSKGWAQKKNEEKIEELKTLLGHKPSEVLMGALTGIIISTIVYVFIM comes from the coding sequence ATGGACATTTTAACCAATATTCCGCTCATTGCTGCACTTTTCGGAATTATATTTGCTCAATTCATTAAAATTCCGATTACATATATAGTGACAGGCGTCCTTGATTGGAAGCTTTTCACTTCAACTGGTGGAATGCCAAGTTCTCACTCAGCTGCCGTTACAGCACTAACCACAGCGGTTGCTTTTGAAACTGGTCTTGGGTCACCTCTTTTTGCAGTATCTGCAATCTTTGCAATTATTGTCATGTTTGATGCATCTGGCGTTCGTTTTCAAGCTGGACAACAAGCCATCATTATTAACCAAATGCGCATTGACTTTCAAATTTTTGTGAATCAGTCGAAGGGTTGGGCACAAAAAAAGAATGAAGAAAAAATCGAAGAACTTAAAACACTTCTTGGGCATAAACCAAGCGAAGTCTTAATGGGCGCCTTAACCGGAATAATCATTTCTACCATTGTTTATGTATTTATCATGTAA
- a CDS encoding leucyl aminopeptidase, translated as MYIIGGIYLKTEVTGVNFNEVQAEVLIVGTFKHPENTQYWSELVSFYGASLEKWVKSGDISTDRKKLTKLPALQDGKLQRIFFVGLGDRKSLTEDDLREIFGMVGKELVASKSTNISIWLDSFTNEDIEIEDATYLAAEGIGMGLYQVPHYKTTSNVNDYYLDNIELLTTSDEKEILSFFNLGQVYAEAVNEARTLVNMPSNVLTATKMAEYAKELAETYDFEYEELGKAEMEELGMGAILAVNQGSTEEPRLIVMKYRANDDWSDVIGLVGKGVTYDTGGYSIKSKDGLVGMKGDMGGAAAVLGAMRIIGETSPSKNVIAVIAATDNMISGNAFKPDDVITSLSGKTIEILNTDAEGRLVLADAVTYAKQQGANYIVDVATLTGGVIVALGKDKTGALTNNETFFETFLEASVETGEFVWRLPLTEKDKKRIRKSDVADLNNSPGRDGHMIFGGGFVGEFVDNTPWIHLDIAGTSESSVSHDLGPKGGTGSMVRTLATLVERMSMESEE; from the coding sequence ATGTATATAATTGGAGGGATTTATTTGAAAACAGAAGTTACAGGAGTAAACTTTAACGAAGTTCAAGCTGAAGTATTAATTGTGGGAACATTTAAACATCCTGAAAACACACAATACTGGTCTGAGTTAGTTTCATTTTATGGTGCATCATTAGAAAAATGGGTAAAATCAGGTGATATTTCTACTGATCGAAAGAAATTAACGAAATTACCAGCTCTTCAAGATGGCAAGCTTCAACGGATTTTCTTTGTTGGTCTTGGTGATCGTAAATCGTTAACTGAAGATGACTTGCGAGAAATATTTGGTATGGTAGGAAAAGAACTTGTAGCTTCAAAATCAACTAATATTTCGATTTGGCTAGATTCATTTACGAACGAAGATATTGAAATAGAAGATGCTACATATTTAGCAGCTGAAGGAATAGGTATGGGTCTGTACCAAGTGCCTCACTATAAAACAACTTCAAATGTAAATGATTATTATCTAGATAATATTGAATTACTTACTACTTCAGATGAGAAAGAAATCTTATCTTTTTTCAATTTAGGACAAGTATATGCGGAAGCTGTTAACGAAGCACGTACGTTAGTTAACATGCCATCAAATGTTTTAACAGCTACTAAAATGGCTGAGTATGCAAAAGAACTTGCTGAAACTTATGACTTTGAATATGAAGAACTAGGCAAAGCTGAAATGGAAGAACTCGGAATGGGTGCAATTTTAGCAGTCAATCAAGGGTCAACAGAAGAACCAAGACTAATTGTAATGAAATACCGTGCAAATGATGATTGGAGCGATGTCATTGGCCTGGTGGGCAAAGGAGTAACATATGACACTGGAGGTTATTCAATTAAGTCTAAGGATGGTCTAGTGGGCATGAAAGGCGATATGGGTGGTGCAGCCGCAGTTTTAGGTGCTATGCGTATTATCGGGGAAACTAGCCCAAGTAAAAACGTCATCGCTGTTATTGCAGCAACTGATAATATGATCTCAGGAAATGCATTCAAACCAGATGATGTTATTACATCATTAAGTGGCAAAACAATTGAAATCTTAAATACGGATGCTGAAGGTAGACTTGTATTAGCCGATGCAGTAACTTATGCAAAACAACAAGGTGCAAACTATATTGTGGACGTAGCAACGTTAACTGGTGGCGTCATTGTTGCTCTTGGTAAGGATAAAACAGGAGCACTTACAAACAATGAAACATTCTTTGAGACGTTCTTAGAAGCTTCTGTAGAAACAGGGGAATTTGTTTGGAGATTACCTTTAACTGAGAAAGACAAGAAACGTATCCGTAAAAGTGATGTAGCAGACTTAAATAACTCGCCAGGTCGTGATGGCCATATGATTTTCGGTGGAGGCTTTGTTGGAGAATTTGTTGATAATACACCATGGATTCATTTAGACATCGCAGGCACATCTGAATCAAGTGTTTCGCACGATTTAGGGCCAAAGGGTGGAACTGGTTCAATGGTACGTACACTTGCGACCCTTGTTGAACGAATGAGTATGGAATCTGAAGAGTAA
- the mnhG gene encoding monovalent cation/H(+) antiporter subunit G: MTTILANILIIITVSLGVVFILVTAIGLIRLPDIYCRTHAASKSATLGVMFILLGVFLHFWLIEGIVNTRIILGIVFLLITGPVGGHVIGRSAYLSGVKMWDQSVRDELAPVIAERKKLLKQK, encoded by the coding sequence GTGACAACGATCTTAGCTAATATTCTCATTATTATAACTGTCAGCTTGGGTGTAGTTTTCATACTCGTGACGGCAATAGGATTAATTCGCTTACCAGATATTTATTGTCGAACCCATGCTGCATCTAAAAGTGCCACTCTCGGTGTTATGTTTATCTTACTTGGCGTGTTTCTTCATTTTTGGTTAATAGAAGGTATTGTCAATACACGTATTATTCTTGGAATTGTATTTCTGTTGATTACAGGACCTGTTGGAGGTCACGTAATTGGTCGCTCCGCATACTTATCAGGAGTGAAAATGTGGGATCAGTCAGTAAGAGATGAACTCGCACCAGTGATAGCAGAAAGAAAAAAACTACTTAAACAAAAATAA
- a CDS encoding Na(+)/H(+) antiporter subunit F1, producing the protein MLLFFWVMVILISLSMVAFIYRLIIGPSVPDRVVALDSLGVALIAMIGLISILAETGFFLDIILLLAILAFIGTVAFSKFIEKGEIIQRDNDLS; encoded by the coding sequence ATGCTGTTATTCTTTTGGGTTATGGTTATACTCATTAGCCTGTCCATGGTAGCCTTTATCTACCGATTAATAATTGGACCTTCTGTTCCAGACCGTGTAGTTGCACTTGATTCATTAGGTGTTGCTCTCATAGCTATGATTGGCTTAATTTCCATTTTAGCCGAGACCGGCTTTTTCTTAGATATTATTTTGCTACTCGCGATCCTTGCGTTTATTGGCACTGTCGCGTTCTCTAAATTTATAGAGAAAGGAGAGATTATCCAACGTGACAACGATCTTAGCTAA